The sequence GACACAGGTGCGTACCCAGAGCTCCTGGTCTCGGCTCCGCAGGGCGCGGCAGGTGAATCCGTCCGCGCACTGAAGGTCTGTCTGGCACTCGCTGGCCATGCAGACCGCGTGGTCCACGTCCAGGTCCAGGCATGCCAGGGGGGGCTCACAGTCACCTGTCTTCTGGCAGGGGCGCTCGTGAGTGGTGTGCGCCCGGCGTTCCTCGAGGGAGAGAACAGGGACGAAGGGCCTCGTCTCCTCGACATAGGCCGGTGCGCGGAACCGCCCTGCTCCGACAGCCAGGACGAGTGGCAGCGGGAGCATGAGGATTGCAAACGCAGCCATCGCGGGCCGCCACTTCATCGGCAGCTCCCCTCACAATCCAATTCGTCCTCGTCGGACTCTTCGCAGAGTGTTTGCCAGCTCGTTCCGGGTGGGCACTCGTGTTTGCGCGCTTCCTTCAAGTCCTTGCGCGCGGCGCGGTCGATGAAACCATCCCGCATGTGGTCCTGCGGGCACCCTGTTCCAGCGAGGAGCAGAACCGCGGATACGATACCGTGGCGCCAGCGCATGACTCCCCCGAGGCAGCGACAGCCTGCTCAGGGTAGCGCGATGGAGCACTGCACAGGCCGGGGGCGCGGCGGGACTGCTCAGCAATCAACCCCCCGCCACCTTCAGCTCAGCGCTGCTCCGCCTTCTTGTAGCGCAGCCGCTTCAGCTCCTCGAACCGGGCCCGGTTGCGCGGAGGTGTCGTCGCCACCAGTCCATCGAGCATGCGCTTGGAGCTCCGGTAGATTTCCTCCACCGCGACCTCGAACGCGTCGGTGTTCTGCTTCGACGGCTTGCGAGTGCCGGCAATCTTGCGGACGAACTGGAGCGCCGCCGCGCGGATGTCGTCGTCGGTGGCGGGCGGCTCGAAGTTGAACAGGGGCTTGATGTTCCGGCACATGCCCCAAGGCTAGGAGCGCTCCGGCGTCATGGGCAAGGTGCCGCCCTCAGTCCGCCGGTCGGCCGTGGCGACGAGCCGCTCGTGCAGGAGGAAGAGCCCCAGCGCGCAGCAGGCAATCATCGGCGCGATGGCCCACAGGCCGGCGTGCTCGCTCACCAAACCCGCCAGACTCGGCAGCACGGCGATGCCCAGCGTCGCCGCGCTCACCTGGAAGCCCACCGCGTGGGGTGCCAGTTGCACCCCGACGCGCCGGGGCGTCTCCGCCATGAGCCCCGGGAAGATGGACGCCAGTGAGAA comes from Pyxidicoccus parkwaysis and encodes:
- a CDS encoding DUF2277 domain-containing protein yields the protein MCRNIKPLFNFEPPATDDDIRAAALQFVRKIAGTRKPSKQNTDAFEVAVEEIYRSSKRMLDGLVATTPPRNRARFEELKRLRYKKAEQR